Proteins encoded in a region of the Drosophila sechellia strain sech25 chromosome 2L, ASM438219v1, whole genome shotgun sequence genome:
- the LOC6611653 gene encoding tumor suppressor candidate 3, whose protein sequence is MRLLHKTLLSGVLVVAIFAIYAAAQSKSKTGLSLSEKVQNLVDMNAKKPLLRFNGPKFREYVKSAPRNYSMIVMLTALAPSRQCQICRHAHDEFAIVANSYRFSSTYSNKLFFAMVDFDDGSEVFQLLRLNTAPVFMHFPAKGKPKGADTMDIHRVGFAADSIAKFVAERTDITIRIFRPPNYSGTVAMITLVALVGSFLYIRRNNLEFLYNKNLWGAIAVFFCFAMISGQMWNHIRGPPLVHKSQNGGVAYIHGSSQGQLVVETYIVMFLNAMIVLGMILLIESGTPKAHNKNRIMAMTGLVLLTVFFSFLLSVFRSKAQGYPYSFLFK, encoded by the exons ATGAGACTGCTGCACAAGACGCTGCTCAGCGGTGTGCTGGTGGTGGCGATATTCGCTATTTACGCAGCCGCgcaatcaaaatcaaag ACGGGACTCTCGCTGTCGGAAAAAGTACAAAACCTGGTGGACATGAACGCCAAGAAGCCGCTGCTCCGCTTCAATGGACCCAAATTCCGGGAGTATGTGAAGAGTGCACCACGGAACTACTCGATGATTGTAATGCTGACCGCATTGGCTCCATCGAGACAATGCCAGATCTGTAGGCACGCCCACGACGAGTTCGCCATCGTGGCCAACTCGTACCGCTTCTCCTCGACTTACTCCAACAAACTCTTCTTTGCTATGGTGGATTTCGATGACGGCTCCGAAGTTTTCCAACTTCTGCGCCTGAACACCGCCCCCGTGTTCATGCACTTCCCGGCCAAGGGCAAGCCAAAGGGAGCTGACACCATGGATATCCATCGCGTCGGCTTCGCCGCCGATTCTATTGCGAAATTCGTGGCCGAGCGAACGGACATCACTATCCGCATTTTCCGTCCACCAAACTATTCTGGCACCGTGGCTATGATCACGTTGGTGGCCCTGGTCGGCAGTTTTCTTTACATTCGGCGAAATAACTTGGAGTTCTTATACAACAAGAATCTGTGGGGTGCCATCGCAGTATTCTTCTGCTTCGCCATGATCTCGGGTCAAATGTGGAACCATATCCGTGGACCGCCGCTGGTCCACAAGTCCCAAAATGGTGGCGTGGCCTACATCCACGGCTCCTCGCAGGGCCAGCTGGTGGTGGAGACCTATATCGTCATGTTCCTGA ATGCCATGATTGTGCTGGGCATGATTCTGCTGATTGAATCGGGAACACCAAAGGCTCACAACAAGAACAGGATAATGGCGATGACTGGTTTGGTGCTCCTCACCGTGTTCTTCTCCTTCCTGTTGTCCGTTTTTCGTTCGAAGGCGCAGGGCTATCCCTATAG TTTCTTGTTCAAATAG
- the LOC6611654 gene encoding N6-adenosine-methyltransferase non-catalytic subunit, whose product MSDVLKSSQERSRKRRLLLAQSLGLSSVDELKKALGNAEDINSSRQLNSGGQREEEDGGASSSKKTPNEIIYRDSSTFLKGTQSSNPHNDYCQHFVDTGQRPQNFIRDVGLADRFEEYPKLRELIKLKDKLIQDTASAPMYLKADLKSLDVKTLGAKFDVILIEPPLEEYARAAPSVATVGGAPRVFWNWDDILNLDVGEIAAHRSFVFLWCGSSEGLDMGRNCLKKWGFRRCEDICWIRTNINKPGHSKQLEPKAVFQRTKEHCLMGIKGTVRRSTDGDFIHANVDIDLIISEEEEFGSFEKPIEIFHIIEHFCLGRRRLHLFGRDSSIRPGWLTVGPELTNSNFNSELYQTYFAEAPATGCTSRIELLRPKSPPPNSKVLRGRGRGFPRGRGRPR is encoded by the exons ATGAGCGATGTGCTAAAGAGCTCCCAGGAGCGATCCCGCAAGCGTCGTTTGCTTTTAGCGCAAAGT TTGGGCTTGTCGAGTGTTGACGAGCTGAAAAAGGCTTTGGGTAATGCCGAGGACATTAACAGCAGTCGTCAGCTGAATTCCGGTGGGCAACGCGAGGAGGAGGATGGTGGCGCCTCTTCCTCCAAGAAAACCCCCAATGAAATCATCTATAGGGACTCCTCCACCTTCCTGAAGGGAACCCAGTCTTCCAATCCGCACAATGACTACTGCCAGCACTTTGTGGACACCGGCCAGCGTCCCCAAAACTTCATCCGCGATGTCGGACTAGCTGACCGCTTCGAGGAGTATCCCAAGTTGAGAGAACTGATCAAACTAAAGGACAAACTCATCCAAGACACCGCATCCGCACCTATGTACTTAAAGGCGGATCTGAAATCGCTTGATGTTAAGACGCTCGGTGCCAAGTTTGATGTTATATTGATTGAACCGCCGCTAGAGGAATATGCCAGGGCCGCACCTTCGGTAGCCACTGTAGGTGGAGCACCGCGGGTCTTCTGGAACTGGGATGATATACTTA ATTTGGATGTGGGCGAGATCGCTGCTCATCGTTCGTTTGTATTCCTTTGGTGCGGCTCCTCGGAAGGGTTGGACATGGGCCGCAACTGCCTAAAGAAGTGGGGATTCCGGAGGTGCGAAGACATCTGTTGGATACGGACCAACATCAACAAGCCCGGACACTCCAAGCAACTCGAACCGAAAGCGGTCTTTCAACGCACAAAGGAACACTGCCTAATGGGAATCAAGGGGACTGTTCGCCGCTCCACTGATGGCGATTTTATCCATGCCAACGTGGACATTGATTTAATCATCTCAGAGGAAGAGGAGTTTGGCAGCTTCGAGAAGCCCATCGAGATCTTTCACATTATCGAACACTTCTGCTTGGGTCGACGGCGTTTGCATCTGTTCGGCAGGGATTCGAGTATCCGACCAGGTTGGCTAACTGTTGGTCCGGAACTGACCAACTCGAACTTTAACTCCGAGCTGTACCAGACCTACTTTGCTGAGGCTCCAGCCACCGGTTGCACTAGTAGGATTGAACTACTGAGGCCCAAGAGTCCGCCGCCCAATAGCAAAGTCTTAAGAGGAAGAGGACGCGGCTTTCCACGTGGTCGTGGAaggcccagataa
- the LOC6611655 gene encoding coiled-coil domain-containing protein 97 isoform X1 encodes MTTGSEADGDGEHQGNNDIVPNPEHPPEIIDIFKSLAENNQIVFKSQQIDDPEIPVEEKQQIARDAFDKNRENFLIRFGGFLNVRQLGSFQELAVKEPIKSDESLEEMCLLLEDFRRKLSTRAVSIKNRRYHAMQQLLDKGEYFSEHEMMQRAPDLYQELVGQYLTEAEKKARDSYDVRNTSFSGILMHTLEKKQRDELLEETHQEGEQSVQVLSESNPPADCEVPVACRKQWGGFEDDEPVACSTSRNAEVRAPTIITKISTPEFYNPGERELLRNEFLSMMKERFLGGEDKDFDYTAVDDNTLLDDLKQIEQDEEDAYFEDSEDEEEMEEYAADENAVSSEDDLDIYMRHLSNHHSLQNSHG; translated from the coding sequence ATGACAACTGGAAGTGAAGCTGATGGGGATGGCGAGCACCAGGGCAACAATGACATCGTCCCAAATCCAGAACATCCTCCGGAGATAATAGACATCTTTAAATCCCTGGCAGAAAACAATCAAATCGTCTTTAAGTCGCAGCAAATAGATGATCCAGAAATTCCGGTCGAAGAGAAGCAACAAATAGCACGAGATGCCTTCGATAAGAACCGTGAGAACTTTCTCATCCGATTTGGAGGCTTTCTGAATGTGAGACAACTGGGGTCCTTCCAGGAGCTGGCTGTCAAGGAACCCATTAAGTCAGATGAAAGTCTGGAGGAGATGTGTCTGCTGCTGGAGGATTTTAGGAGGAAACTGAGCACTCGTGCGGTATCCATTAAGAACCGAAGATACCACGCCATGCAGCAGCTCCTTGACAAGGGAGAATACTTTAGCGAGCACGAGATGATGCAAAGGGCGCCGGATCTCTACCAAGAGCTAGTGGGTCAGTACCTAACGGAGGCGGAAAAGAAGGCTCGGGATAGTTACGATGTTCGGAATACGAGCTTCTCAGGAATACTAATGCATACGTTGGAAAAAAAGCAAAGAGATGAATTGCTAGAGGAAACTCATCAGGAAGGAGAGCAGAGCGTGCAGGTCTTAAGTGAATCCAATCCTCCTGCAGACTGTGAGGTTCCTGTCGCTTGTCGAAAGCAGTGGGGTGGATTTGAAGACGATGAACCAGTGGCCTGTTCAACGAGTCGAAATGCGGAGGTCCGAGCTCCAACGATTATAACTAAGATCTCAACACCGGAGTTTTATAATCCTGGAGAGCGGGAACTGCTACGCAATGAGTTCTTAAGTATGATGAAGGAACGCTTTCTTGGTGGAGAGGACAAGGATTTTGATTATACGGCCGTAGATGATAACACTTTGCTGGATGATCTGAAGCAAATCGAGCAGGACGAAGAAGATGCCTACTTCGAGGACagcgaggatgaggaggaaATGGAAGAGTATGCTGCGGATGAGAATGCTGTATCTAGCGAAGATGACTTGGATATCTACATGCGGCATCTAAGCAATCACCACAGTCTCCAGAATAGTCACGGATAA
- the LOC6611655 gene encoding coiled-coil domain-containing protein 97 isoform X2 has product MPSIRTELAVKEPIKSDESLEEMCLLLEDFRRKLSTRAVSIKNRRYHAMQQLLDKGEYFSEHEMMQRAPDLYQELVGQYLTEAEKKARDSYDVRNTSFSGILMHTLEKKQRDELLEETHQEGEQSVQVLSESNPPADCEVPVACRKQWGGFEDDEPVACSTSRNAEVRAPTIITKISTPEFYNPGERELLRNEFLSMMKERFLGGEDKDFDYTAVDDNTLLDDLKQIEQDEEDAYFEDSEDEEEMEEYAADENAVSSEDDLDIYMRHLSNHHSLQNSHG; this is encoded by the exons ATGCCTTCGATAAGAACC GAGCTGGCTGTCAAGGAACCCATTAAGTCAGATGAAAGTCTGGAGGAGATGTGTCTGCTGCTGGAGGATTTTAGGAGGAAACTGAGCACTCGTGCGGTATCCATTAAGAACCGAAGATACCACGCCATGCAGCAGCTCCTTGACAAGGGAGAATACTTTAGCGAGCACGAGATGATGCAAAGGGCGCCGGATCTCTACCAAGAGCTAGTGGGTCAGTACCTAACGGAGGCGGAAAAGAAGGCTCGGGATAGTTACGATGTTCGGAATACGAGCTTCTCAGGAATACTAATGCATACGTTGGAAAAAAAGCAAAGAGATGAATTGCTAGAGGAAACTCATCAGGAAGGAGAGCAGAGCGTGCAGGTCTTAAGTGAATCCAATCCTCCTGCAGACTGTGAGGTTCCTGTCGCTTGTCGAAAGCAGTGGGGTGGATTTGAAGACGATGAACCAGTGGCCTGTTCAACGAGTCGAAATGCGGAGGTCCGAGCTCCAACGATTATAACTAAGATCTCAACACCGGAGTTTTATAATCCTGGAGAGCGGGAACTGCTACGCAATGAGTTCTTAAGTATGATGAAGGAACGCTTTCTTGGTGGAGAGGACAAGGATTTTGATTATACGGCCGTAGATGATAACACTTTGCTGGATGATCTGAAGCAAATCGAGCAGGACGAAGAAGATGCCTACTTCGAGGACagcgaggatgaggaggaaATGGAAGAGTATGCTGCGGATGAGAATGCTGTATCTAGCGAAGATGACTTGGATATCTACATGCGGCATCTAAGCAATCACCACAGTCTCCAGAATAGTCACGGATAA
- the LOC6611656 gene encoding multidrug resistance-associated protein 7, which produces MSSVVDWGDFAWNWTQFCPTGLKPFANETNDLLPCFQEILLQLPVYTVFAAISAYNFGHQSRPVVRNGLQLRMLWIRTFLAMVLALLPVAKVFAFHQQGIELFAADLLVVSAECIMWVVHSGFLLTARQYGELSHRGSLLINVVWLTVVVLDAVWLRTSRHFNWWPWSLATLVCDLLFGATLIPKGSAVYSNLPRSGASSREDEALLSQRYTYFQFDLNESHLGHAQDEANLGSRFLFHWVQPLILKGVAGKLRKIEDLFDLPDALNITRLSEKLHLALSQSQSLWRALHRCFGVEFYLIGILRLIADLSGFAGPLLLGGLLRQDHTDPNQVYYYALGLFGSTLLSAVCATHFDWRMAMVSMKMRVGVVNSIYRKALEARGLKESKPDLLNLMSTDTDRIVNSCISFHFFWSIPFKLFTTLYLLYLQLGAAFLAGVIFAALLIPINRWLAKRIGIFSSGLMTAKDARLSATTETMQGAKQIKINAWEDIFITKIRGLRQEELRFLSKRKYLDAMCVYFWATTPVLMCLLTFGVSVLMGNQLIASTTYTSVALLYMLIGPLNAFPWVLNGLIEAWVSIKRVQQLMDVPNLDYSSYYNPIMRGSGGSGAGDDAPLDAPKASVLQMKCASFCHDSDEQTSPTPFRMKDINVDIKAGQLVCIEGPVGGGKSSFLSAIVANLQCTDGEVCVQELTTGFGYVPQSPWLQRGTIRDNIVWGAQFDEQWYKTVLHACALEEDLQILGGDLVGVGENGRTLSGGQRARVALARAVYQDKKVYLLDDVLSSLDAHVGRHIIKHCILRLLKHKTRIVVTRNIQLFFHANQILQVKDGQLLPSEYMTQSIDLSLDEDADDEQEPTARRRSVELSNQDDKKSVDSLLLEESREYGHLSGNVFTCYWKAVTSPLAFTVLLSVVLMQLTRNLSDAWLAYWVTETTLDPHKNDTSLDHILMRPSVGNETESGHTTKFYLSIFTAIAVSNSLVTLARAFLFAYAGIKAAIFMHEKLLKKVMFAKFNFFDITSVGRILNRFSSDTNTVDDSLPFILNILLAQLAGLVGALCVSLYAMPWLGLVIIPMVPIYLSLQQRYRHASRDIKRLSSNAMSPLYTHFTETLQGLTTIRSMRASPRFQRDFQVKLEESIKAQLTQSAAQQWLALRLQFLGTLLVGGAGLLAAITASHTTNPGLVGLCISYALSITGQLGDLLHAVAETEQELVAVERIDQYLQLEEEQNASGSAEPPFGWPTQGVLSFREVQLSYREHLAPALRGITFQTEAFERIGIVGRTGAGKTSVLAALLRVAPLSHGEIRLDQVNLKTLSLSVLRERIGVITQEPFLFEGTVRENLDPRHGFYDSEIWHAIKNSAAATLLVQQLGGLDGKVETCGNNLSAGQRQLLCLARALLKNAKVVAIDEGTSNLDDESDLSIQQALRNAFKSCTLLFIAHRLRGLHAMDRIIVLDDGRICEEGNPQSLASDSSTIFYGMLLAQDINPGEFIRSN; this is translated from the exons ATGTCGTCGGTGGTGGACTGGGGCGATTTTGCCTGGAACTGGACGCAGTTCTGTCCCACGGGACTGAAGCCGTTCGCCAACGAGACCAACGATCTGCTGCCCTGCTTCCAGGAGATCCTGCTCCAGCTACCCGTGTACACGGTCTTCGCCGCCATATCCGCCTACAATTTCGGCCATCAGTCACGACCCGTCGTCCGTAACGGATTGCAACTGCGTATGCTTTGGATCCGTACCTTCCTGGCCATGGTACTGGCCCTGCTACCGGTAGCCAAGGTGTTCGCCTTCCACCAGCAGGGCATTGAACTGTTTGCGGCGGATCTGCTGGTTGTCAGTGCCGAATGCATTATGTGGGTGGTTCACAGCG GTTTCCTACTGACAGCCCGTCAATATGGAGAGCTTAGTCATCGGGGATCGCTGCTAATCAATGTCGTTTGGCTCACAGTAGTGGTTTTGGATGCAGTCTGGCTGCGGACAAGTCGGCACTTTAACTGGTGGCCCTGGAGTTTGGCCACGCTGGTCTGCGATCTCCTATTTGGAGCCACCTTAATACCAAAAGGAAGTGCTGTTTACTCCAATTTGCCCAGATCAGGAGCTTCTTCCAGAGAGGATGAGGCCCTGCTATCCCAGCGATATACCTACTTTCAATTCGATCTGAATGAGAGCCACTTGGGTCACGCACAGGACGAAGCCAATTTGGGATCGCGTTTCCTCTTCCACTGGGTTCAGCCCCTTATCTTGAAAGGAGTGGCTGGAAAGCTGAGAAAGATTGAGGATCTATTTGATCTTCCAGACGCCCTAAACATTACACGACTAAGCGAGAAATTGCACTTGGCTCTTTCGCAATCGCAAAGTTTATGGAGAGCACTGCATAGATGCTTCGGTGTGGAGTTTTACCTTATTGGAATTCTTCGATTGATCGCCGACTTGAGTGGCTTTGCTGGACCTCTACTGCTCGGAGGACTACTCCGACAGGATCACACAGATCCCAATCAAGTTTATTATTATGCCTTGGGTCTATTCGGCAGCACATTGCTGTCGGCTGTGTGTGCCACCCACTTCGACTGGCGCATGGCCATGGTTTCGATGAAAATGCGAGTGGGAGTGGTCAACTCCATATACAGGAAAGCACTAGAGGCGAGAGGCTTGAAGGAATCCAAGCCAGATTTGCTAAATCTTATGTCAACGGATACAGATAGGATTGTGAACTCCTGCATAAGTTTTCACTTCTTCTGGAGCATTCCCTTCAAGCTGTTTACCACATTGTACTTGCTGTATCTTCAACTAGGAGCAGCCTTTCTGGCGGGAGTAATATTCGCTGCTCTTCTGATTCCAATTAATAGATGGCTGGCCAAGAGGATTGGCATATTTTCAAGTGGTCTGATGACCGCCAAGGATGCAAGGTTATCTGCCACGACGGAAACAATGCAAGGAGCCAAGCAAATCAAGATCAATGCCTGGGAGGATATATTCATAACAAAGATACGGGGGCTCCGCCAGGAGGAGCTGCGATTTTTATCGAAAAGGAAATATCTGGATGCCATGTGCGTTTACTTTTGGGCCACCACTCCCGTGCTTATGTGCCTGCTCACCTTTGGCGTATCCGTACTAATGGGAAATCAGTTGATAGCTTCTACCACCTATACGAGCGTGGCCTTGCTCTATATGCTCATTGGACCATTGAATGCCTTTCCATGGGTGCTCAATGGTTTAATTGAAGCCTGGGTTTCCATTAAGAGAGTCCAACAACTGATGGATGTGCCCAATTTGGATTATTCATCGTACTATAATCCCATAATGAGAGGAAGCGGGGGATCTGGAGCAGGAGATGATGCGCCTTTGGATGCTCCAAAAGCCAGTGTGCTGCAGATGAAGTGCGCCAGTTTCTGCCATGATAGCGATGAACAGACATCTCCAACTCCATTCCGCATGAAGGATATAAATGTGGACATAAAGGCGGGACAGCTTGTGTGCATCGAAGGACCTGTGGGTGGTGGTAAGAGTAGCTTTCTATCTGCCATTGTGGCCAATCTGCAGTGCACCGATGGCGAGGTGTGCGTCCAGGAATTGACCACTGGATTTGGTTACGTGCCCCAGTCACCTTGGCTCCAAAGGGGCACCATCAGGGACAACATCGTTTGGGGCGCCCAGTTTGACGAACAGTGGTATAAGACTGTTTTGCATGCCTGCGCTTTGGAGGAGGATCTCCAAATCCTTGGAGGCGATCTTGTCGGTGTCGGTGAGAATGGAAGAACACTTTCGGGAGGCCAGAGAGCCAGAGTTGCACTGGCAAGAGCGGTTTATCAGGATAAAAAGG TTTACCTCCTGGACGACGTGCTCTCCTCCTTGGATGCCCATGTGGGCAGGCATATCATTAAGCACTGTATCCTGCGACTTCTTAAGCACAAAACGCGCATTGTGGTCACACGAAATATTCAATTGTTTTTCCACGCCAATCAGATTCTTCAGGTGAAGGATGGTCAACTTCTTCCGAGTGAATACATGACCCAGAGCATTGACTTGAGCCTGGATGAAGACGCGGACGATGAGCAGGAACCAACAGCCAGGCGACGTTCGGTGGAGTTATCCAACCAGGACGACAAAAAGAGTGTGGATAGTCTGCTTTTGGAAGAATCAAGGGAGTACGGACATCTTTCTGGAAACGTTTTTACATGCTACTGGAAGGCTGTGACTTCCCCACTGGCATTTACTGTTCTGCTATCAGTAGTCCTCATGCAATTGACACGGAACTTAAGTGATGCCTGGCTGGCTTATTGGGTCACTGAAACAACCTTGGATCCCCACAAGAACGACACATCCCTGGATCACATTCTTATGCGACCGTCAGTGGGCAATGAAACAGAGTCTGGCCACACAACAAAGTTCTATTTGAGCATTTTCACCGCCATTGCTGTGAGCAATTCCTTGGTGACTTTGGCCAGGGCGTTTCTGTTTGCCTACGCTGGAATAAAAGCGGCCATCTTTATGCACGAAAAGCTACTGAAGAAAGTCATGTTT GCTAAATTCAACTTCTTTGACATCACCTCAGTGGGACGCATACTGAACCGATTCTCATCCGACACCAACACTGTGGACGATTCGCTGCCATTCATTTTGAATATTCTATTGGCGCAACTTGCTGGCTTAGTAGGAGCTCTCTGTGTCAGCCTATATGCGATGCCTTGGCTGGGATTAGTGATTATACCCATGGTGCCCATCTACCTAAGCTTACAGCAGCGATATCGGCACGCCTCCAGGGACATCAAACGATTATCGAGCAATGCAATGTCACCGCTTTACACTCATTTTACTGAGACTCTGCAGGGCTTGACGACAATAAGGAGTATGCGAGCTAGTCCGAGATTTCAACGGGATTTCCAAGTAAAACTCGAGGAGAGCATAAAGGCCCAGTTGACACAGTCAGCTGCGCAACAATGGCTAGCTCTGCGACTTCAGTTCCTGGGAACGCTACTTGTCGGAGGAGCCGGTCTTCTGGCTGCCATTACAGCCTCTCACACAACGAATCCTGGCTTGGTGGGTCTATGCATCTCATACGCTCTCTCCATAACTGGTCAATTGGGAGATCTACTTCATGCTGTGGCTGAAACAGAGCAGGAACTGGTCGCAGTTGAGCGTATAGATCAGTATCTGCAGCTGGAGGAAGAGCAGAATGCATCCGGAAGTGCTGAGCCTCCTTTTGGATGGCCTACCCAAGGAGTTCTAAGTTTTCGGGAAGTCCAACTAAGCTACAGAGAGCACTTGGCGCCGGCTTTGCGAGGTATAACCTTTCAAACCGAAGCCTTTGAGCGGATTGGCATCGTTGGACGCACTGGAGCTGGTAAGACGTCTGTCTTGGCTGCACTACTGCGGGTGGCACCATTGTCGCACGGAGAGATTCGATTGGATCAGGTGAATCTAAAAACATTGTCATTGAGTGTGCTCAGGGAACGAATAGGAGTTATCACTCAGGAGCCCTTCCTCTTTGAAG GCACCGTGCGGGAAAATCTGGATCCGCGTCATGGTTTCTACGACTCGGAGATCTGGCATGCCATTAAGAACTCCGCAGCGGCCACTCTGCTCGTTCAGCAGTTGGGCGGATTGGATGGAAAAGTTGAGACGTGTGGCAACAACCTATCCGCCGGTCAAAGGCAACTTCTTTGTTTGGCCAGGGCCCTGCTGAAAAACGCCAAGGTGGTGGCCATCGACGAGGGCACCTCGAACTTAGACGACGAATCTGATCTGAGTATTCAGCAGGCCTTAAGAAATGCCTTCAAGAGTTGCACGCTCCTCTTCATCGCACATCGCCTGCGAGGACTGCACGCCATGGATCGTATAATAGTGCTGGATGATGGACGGATTTGTGAGGAAGGCAATCCCCAAAGCCTGGCATCCGATAGCTCCACTATTTTTTATGGCATGCTATTGGCGCAGGACATCAATCCAGGGGAATTTATCAGATCGAATTAG